A stretch of Vallitalea longa DNA encodes these proteins:
- a CDS encoding TIGR01906 family membrane protein — MKSLNVGVSIIVGILLFFVLLFTSTEMIAYNINHYKWQFEKHEITRETEMDLEELTRVTKNMIEYLKGSRDTLDMKAVIDGKEQEVFGEREKSHMVDVKKLFVIGTYIRNISFIILIVAIAYMVLRNKKLLIVTLSMVKYVFAVIIMLILILGSLLLINFNKYFTIFHEIFFSNDLWLLDPKTDILINMVPEVFFFQTAMIVLGIFVTSVIVLLIIIEKFKKRLIKHS; from the coding sequence ATGAAGAGTTTAAATGTTGGCGTTAGTATTATTGTTGGAATTTTATTGTTTTTTGTATTATTATTTACATCAACAGAAATGATAGCTTATAATATTAATCATTATAAATGGCAGTTCGAAAAACATGAGATAACACGAGAAACCGAAATGGACTTAGAAGAACTCACTCGAGTTACTAAAAATATGATAGAGTATTTAAAAGGTTCTAGAGATACTTTAGATATGAAAGCTGTTATAGATGGTAAAGAACAAGAAGTATTTGGAGAACGTGAAAAAAGCCATATGGTAGATGTGAAGAAATTATTTGTAATAGGTACATATATCAGAAATATAAGTTTTATAATTCTTATTGTAGCCATCGCTTATATGGTATTAAGAAATAAAAAGTTATTAATTGTTACACTTTCTATGGTTAAATATGTATTTGCAGTAATAATTATGTTAATATTAATACTAGGTAGCTTGTTATTAATTAATTTCAATAAATATTTTACTATTTTCCACGAAATATTTTTTTCGAATGATCTATGGCTACTTGATCCTAAGACTGATATTTTAATTAATATGGTACCGGAAGTATTCTTTTTCCAGACAGCAATGATTGTATTAGGCATTTTCGTTACGAGCGTTATTGTATTACTTATAATTATTGAGAAGTTTAAGAAGAGATTGATTAAACATTCTTGA
- a CDS encoding ABC transporter permease, whose protein sequence is MNRLLNIVESRLKLLISSKIIIILLVIMIGLFSMLVGTLYREADTSSKIPVALVDDDVTDMSRNIVDNLKDDKTLKVIEYTKEDALADLKDGKLEVVYILKRGLEDNIIKEEYHEIIDVYYLKGSTIARFIGDIFAEKVLRDLCLTKSINMLNRALDSNNYDSKDDILADAYNYGVSMQQYDTNRQYYIKVSYVDNEKNNIKVSGIDNSIIYKKMIIGIIISFTAFFLLFASISIVKDKETGMLYKIQVTSTNNATLIVGNYLSLVVSGVVISLIFSIINGIYANKDNSTIFISTFIALVMYVISVAALIMLFTSFVDTVATHTMVFTIFILIMGIVSGSFFSIDLLSSNARYISYIIPNYWTLNYILDIITIGFRSKQLFEYIFIMLLYTVIMISVTYIINKYRKKEI, encoded by the coding sequence ATGAACAGATTATTAAATATAGTAGAAAGCAGATTGAAATTATTAATAAGCAGTAAAATCATAATTATACTATTAGTAATTATGATAGGCTTATTTAGTATGCTTGTTGGTACATTATATAGAGAAGCAGATACTAGTAGTAAAATACCAGTTGCATTAGTTGATGATGATGTAACTGATATGTCACGAAATATAGTTGATAATCTAAAAGATGATAAAACATTAAAAGTTATAGAATATACTAAAGAAGATGCGTTAGCTGATTTGAAAGATGGAAAATTAGAAGTCGTGTATATTCTGAAAAGAGGATTAGAAGATAATATAATTAAGGAAGAGTATCATGAAATTATAGATGTCTATTATCTAAAAGGTAGTACTATCGCTAGATTTATTGGAGATATATTCGCTGAGAAAGTTCTCAGGGACTTATGTTTGACTAAAAGCATTAATATGCTTAATAGAGCATTAGATAGCAATAATTATGATTCGAAAGATGATATACTTGCAGATGCATATAATTATGGTGTATCTATGCAACAATATGATACTAACAGACAATATTATATTAAAGTCAGTTATGTGGATAATGAAAAAAACAATATTAAGGTTAGTGGTATTGACAATAGTATAATATATAAGAAAATGATAATAGGGATTATCATTTCTTTTACAGCTTTTTTCTTATTATTCGCATCAATAAGCATTGTTAAAGATAAAGAAACTGGTATGCTATATAAAATTCAAGTAACTAGTACTAATAATGCAACTTTGATTGTAGGCAATTATCTAAGTCTCGTTGTTTCGGGAGTTGTGATAAGCCTGATTTTTTCAATAATCAATGGTATATATGCCAATAAAGATAATTCAACTATATTTATTAGTACTTTCATTGCCCTTGTAATGTATGTAATCAGTGTAGCAGCATTAATCATGCTATTTACAAGTTTTGTAGACACTGTTGCTACACATACTATGGTATTTACCATTTTCATATTAATAATGGGAATTGTGAGTGGTAGTTTTTTTAGTATAGATTTACTTTCTTCTAATGCAAGATATATTAGTTATATTATTCCTAACTATTGGACATTGAATTATATATTAGATATAATTACTATAGGTTTTAGATCAAAACAGTTATTTGAATATATTTTTATTATGCTGTTATACACAGTAATTATGATATCAGTAACTTATATCATAAATAAATACAGGAAAAAGGAGATATAG